A stretch of the Candidatus Desulfatibia profunda genome encodes the following:
- a CDS encoding DUF3568 family protein — MKRNLLILLALSCCVVSGCAAVFTGAAAVAGVYTYFNGQLTRSYQAPFDKTNLACTAALESLKIAITEEASDGINTTIKAKRTDGTPLTVKTVMIEPRITEVSVRSGVVGIWDKKVSELIHASIAQRLQK, encoded by the coding sequence ATGAAACGGAACCTCCTTATACTGTTGGCGTTATCGTGCTGTGTCGTCAGCGGCTGTGCCGCCGTGTTCACCGGAGCAGCTGCGGTCGCCGGTGTGTATACCTATTTTAACGGCCAACTGACAAGGTCGTATCAAGCACCATTTGATAAAACCAACCTGGCATGTACGGCAGCATTGGAAAGCCTGAAAATAGCGATTACGGAAGAAGCATCTGACGGCATTAATACAACGATAAAGGCCAAGCGAACCGATGGAACCCCGCTAACCGTAAAAACGGTAATGATTGAACCCAGAATTACGGAGGTTTCCGTCCGTTCCGGCGTGGTAGGAATATGGGACAAAAAAGTTTCCGAGCTGATTCATGCCAGCATCGCGCAAAGGCTACAAAAATAA
- the tilS gene encoding tRNA lysidine(34) synthetase TilS produces MPASRKGYKNKVFRTVEKTVAAHEMFKPQDSVLVGVSGGPDSVALLHALITLASGLSLKLGVAHLNHGLRLQASDDDAIFVASLADRFDLPFYVHKVDVRKYQHDNRLSLEEAGRRVRYAFLTDLAAKGRFDKIALGHHADDNAELVLMNLFRGSGPLGISGIPPVRGVKIVRPLIKLRRSDILEYLKLNGLTYVSDRTNLDLKHLRNRVRHQLIPLLKTSYNPKIIETLNRLASILSAEEEWMEDVLRPILDAAILNAGPKTVTLSVSKLDGVHIAALRRIIRNAVERIKGDLRRITFAHVDAVIRLLESPQPFGNLDLPDRVRVRRMQGVLLISKEQKALRDLDIKPDQDETFTFEYSINKPGTLFIKELNAQIKFSETRVEHLSDFSHAGHLTGFFDMNRLGFPLIVRNVRPGDRFKPLGMTGTQKLKDFFINQKVPRTERAKCPVLLSRGKIIWVVGHRIDESVKVMPATGKVLKGELRLA; encoded by the coding sequence ATGCCAGCATCGCGCAAAGGCTACAAAAATAAAGTATTCCGAACCGTTGAAAAAACCGTTGCGGCCCATGAAATGTTCAAGCCCCAGGATTCGGTTCTTGTCGGTGTGTCCGGCGGGCCGGACTCTGTGGCCCTTCTGCATGCCCTGATCACCTTAGCTTCCGGATTATCCCTCAAACTGGGGGTCGCCCACTTGAATCACGGCCTCCGCCTGCAAGCTTCAGATGATGACGCCATCTTTGTTGCCTCGCTGGCGGACCGGTTCGATTTGCCGTTTTATGTCCATAAAGTTGATGTTCGCAAGTATCAGCATGACAACAGGCTCTCCCTGGAAGAAGCCGGCAGGCGTGTTCGTTACGCTTTTTTAACGGATTTGGCCGCAAAAGGCCGTTTCGACAAAATTGCCCTGGGACACCATGCCGATGACAACGCCGAACTGGTCCTGATGAATCTGTTTCGAGGGAGCGGCCCCTTGGGCATTTCAGGCATCCCGCCGGTGAGAGGCGTAAAGATCGTTCGTCCGCTCATAAAGTTAAGACGATCCGATATTCTAGAGTATTTGAAGTTAAATGGGTTAACCTATGTTTCGGACAGAACCAATTTGGACTTAAAGCACCTGCGCAACAGAGTCCGCCATCAATTAATTCCGCTGCTTAAAACATCTTACAACCCCAAGATCATTGAAACCCTTAACCGCCTGGCCTCAATTTTAAGCGCCGAAGAAGAATGGATGGAAGATGTCCTGCGGCCTATTTTGGATGCTGCTATTTTGAATGCAGGCCCAAAGACCGTTACCCTTTCCGTCTCTAAACTTGACGGGGTCCATATCGCCGCCTTAAGACGGATCATTCGAAACGCCGTTGAACGGATAAAAGGAGACTTAAGGCGTATCACCTTTGCTCACGTCGATGCCGTGATTCGTCTTTTGGAAAGTCCACAGCCCTTCGGGAACCTTGATCTGCCGGATCGGGTCAGAGTTCGACGCATGCAGGGCGTGCTGTTGATTTCCAAAGAGCAAAAAGCACTGCGCGATCTTGACATTAAGCCCGACCAGGATGAAACATTTACCTTTGAATATAGCATAAACAAACCCGGAACCCTTTTCATTAAAGAGCTTAATGCCCAAATAAAGTTTTCTGAAACCAGGGTTGAACATCTGTCTGATTTCAGTCATGCTGGACATCTGACCGGTTTTTTTGATATGAATAGATTAGGTTTTCCTCTAATTGTGAGGAACGTTCGCCCGGGAGACCGTTTTAAACCGCTGGGAATGACCGGAACACAGAAATTAAAAGACTTTTTTATCAATCAAAAGGTTCCCAGAACCGAGCGCGCAAAATGCCCCGTCCTGCTAAGCCGCGGGAAAATAATCTGGGTTGTGGGTCATCGTATCGATGAGTCCGTGAAAGTAATGCCGGCAACCGGCAAAGTACTTAAAGGAGAACTTAGACTTGCCTAA